The following DNA comes from Ailuropoda melanoleuca isolate Jingjing chromosome 19, ASM200744v2, whole genome shotgun sequence.
NNNNNNNNNNNNNNNNNNNNNNNNNNNNNNNNNNNNNNNNNNNNNNNNNNNNNNNNNNNNNNNNNNNNNNNNNNNNNNNNNNNNNNNNNNNNNNNNNNNNNNNNNNNNNNNNNNNNNNNNNNNNNNNNNNNNNNNNNNNNNNNNNNNNNNNNNNNNNNNNNNNNNNNNNNNNNNNNNNNNNNNNNNNNNNNNNNNNNNNNNNNNNNNNNNNNNNNNNNNNNNNNNNNNNNNNNNNNNNNNNNNNNNNNNNNNNNNNNNNNNNNNNNNNNNNNtttttttttttttaaagattttatttatttatttgacagagatagagacagccagcgagagagggaacacaagcagggggagtgggaaaggaagaagcaggctcacagcagaggagcccgatgtggggctcgatcccgtaacgccgggatcacgccctgagccgaaggcagacgcccaactgctgtgccacccaggcgccccttcaaggGTTTCTTAAAGGGACTTGCTTTGCAAATGAATTTAAGTTTACTTTGTTCCCCTTCAAAATGTTCCTGAGGGCTTTTCTGGGGGTGTTCCcagccagctccctccctccacccgcCTACAGGGCAGAGGGCCTCAGTAGCCTGAATGGGGGGCCTGCCCTATGCCCCTCTCTCCAATACCTCACCCCATGGGTTCCCCGgaattattattatcccattttccagatgaggaaacggtCCAGGCGGAGCGGTGAAATGGTTTGTCTGACTCTAAAGCTCCTGTGCTTTCCCTGCGCTTTGCCCAGCCTCCGTCGGTAGCTCCAGTGGGAGCTGAAATCACTCTTTCCAGCATCACATGCCAGTGACAGCCCTGTTGTGTTATGCCCCCCATCTCCGGCCCCGTTACCATCTCCGTTCTCATCCACCAGAAGGAAGATCCTGTCCACCACCTCCTCGGGTGTGAGCAGCTGGCCCTGCTCAGACTCCATTTCCACCCTGCAGGCTTTCTTCAGCTTGTAGATGGCCTGCGGGAGAGGACGGGGCTGCGGCCTCTGCTGCCGAGCgagctccctgcctccctctgccacGACCCCAGGCCCTCAGCCCTGCGTCCCCAGCACTGCCCCCGGTCCCAGCCGGTGCATCTTAGGACCACAGGACCCAGACCCTATGAAAAACTGACCCGTCCTAGGGCTGTTCCCTCTGGGTCCCGCTGGCCTAGTTCCAACTTCCTGTCAGGCCTCACAGGCCACCCCACCCTGATGCCAGTGGCTTTTCCCAGGTGAGTGTCACAGTGAACCCCAAACCTTCCGTGAGGGAGGTACCCAGCTGTGTGGTCTCAAATCCACTTCACACAGGGAGAGATGGAAATCTGGAGGGGAAGAGCGTGTGTACTTGTGGGCGTGTGTGTAACACAGGGTGATGGGAGACTCGGGGGTCTggactggagggaaaaaaacaggttTCTCCTTCGCCCTGTGTCCTCTCCCGTGAGCACCGTtggtgaagggaagtggggaagagacagaggaatgtgAGGGTTTTCCTTAGTTCCTTGACGGGGCGCTCGGTGGACAGATGCCTGTCTTGTCAATCCTAGGGCCTCATGGCCCAGCGCGGCGCCTGGGACACGGTGGGCCCGACCGAGAGGGTCTGGGCGCCCCGGAGCTACAGCCAGGCCTGGCACTCAAGGGATGGATGACCTGGGGCAGACCACAGAGCTGCCCGGAGGCGACTTCTTTATCTGTGACCTGGGTGGACGACCCCCACTTGGGAGTGCAGTTCTGGGAGGGAACAGGCTGGCTCGGGTCAGCTGCCAGTCCGCTGTACTGGGGACTTTGTTCTTGTTCGTTCTTGCTAATCGAATATCAGCGCGGTGGgtccttcaaagaaccagcttttggtttcgtCGACTTTTCTTCTCTGGGcgcttgttttctatttcattcatttctgctctttagTATTTCCCTTCTACTCTCTGggtttaatttactcttttttttttctaattttttttataaagattttattcatttgtcagagagagtgagagagcacaagcagggggagcagcaggcagagggagaagcagactccccacggagcagggagcccgatgcgggactggttccaggaccctgcgatcatgacctgaaccaaaggcaggtgcttaacggattgagccacccaggcgtcccgttttcttctaatttcttgagCTGGCTTCTAAGATCATTGATTTCCAGCTTCTCATTTTCTAGCACATACATTTTCGGGCTAAAGAGCCTCGGCAAGCCCAGTGTTGGCTACGGTCCCCAGTTCTGTTACGTAAGGTGTGCGTCATTATCCAGTTCGTGTGATACAATTCCTCTGATTTCTGGAATACATAGGAGTGTGTTGCCTTATTTCCAAACCGATGGGGatttttaaactatctttttttGTAATGGATTTCTAGCCTAATTCTGACTGTGGTCGGAAAGCACCCCCTGAATGATTCCGATGccgctcccccgccccccagccgcAGGGGCGCCCGCCTGAGCGGCCGGGCCTCGAGGCCCAGCGCAGCTCATGTGCGCGGGCGCCCCGGGCAGCCGCTCACCTCCACGATGTCGAGCAGCTCCAGGCGGTCGATGCAGCCGTTGCGGTCCTTGTCGTAGATCTTGAAAGTCCACTTCAGCTTGTGCTCCAGGGTGCCCCGCAGCACGAGGTTCAGAGCGGCCACGTACTCCAGGAAGTCGATGGTGTTGTCCTGCGGGGGGAGCGCGGGCTGTGAGGCCCCTCCCGCCTTCCCCGGAGCGCCGAGGCCGGCCTGATTCTGGCCCGTCCATCCCCACACACTCCGGCCACCCTCGTGGCCTCTACCGCTTCGCTCATGGCTCTTGTCCAGCTCAGCATCCTTGCCCAGTCTGGGATCCCCCCGTCCTACCCACCCTTCCAGGCCCAGCTCAagggtcacctcctccaggaagccttccttctcCAGCCACTTCAGCTACAGTGGTCTTTCTCGCTCTGTCTTCTAGCATTCACGACCCCTAAACTCCGTTCCGCGCAGTTTGGGTCTTACTCTGGCAGCGTCACTTAGCCGTTCGGTACCTACGTCTCATTCTCTAGCTCTGTCCTATGCTCCTGGATAAGCGAGGGGCTTCCATTGCCTTTGTCTCTCCTTTGTGCTTCGCACAGGGCCTCGTCTGTGCAGAGTCAGGGTCTCATAAATATGTATGAATTCATGAATATGTGATTGACTTAATTTGAATTTGGGACTAAGGCAGTTCTGGAAGATTAGCTCACGCTAAAAATGTccttcatcctttctttttttttttttttttaagattttatttatgtatttgacagagagagacagccagtgagagagggaacacagcagggggagtgggagaggaagaagcaggctcctagcggaggagcctgatgtggggctcgatcccataacgctgggatctcgccctgagccgaaggcagacgcttaaccgctgtgccacccaggcgcccccttcatcCTTTCATTCCCTCTGAGCCCGAGGGAAGGCAGTGGCTCCAGCTCGGCTCATCTCTAGGCCCAGGTGGGCATTACCCTCCCTGCAGGACAggcctcctccacccccacccaggaaaGGGCAGGGGAGACAGAACTCAGGTGCTAAccgcagggagggagaagggaccaCAGTCCACCTCTGTGGTGACTCTGACCAGGCCACCGAAACTCCTAAGAAGAATGTGCCAACAATGACTCCAAAAGCAGCCGACAAGAGGCAGAGGGACCCTTGCTTCTTGCTCTCCTGCGCCAGTCTggctggaggagagaggctgCTGGTGTCCACAGTGGGCTGGTCAGGCTGACTTTCACAAGGTGCTCCCACTTCCAGGAGCTCCTGCTTCTGAGGCCGGGGACCTCAGCTCTTCAAAGCCACAACCCAAGGGGTCGCTCTCCCAGGAGTGGCTGTCACACACGGGGCTTTGTAATTGGAAATGACATCGCTGGCCCAAGCACCCCTGTCCCACTGGGCCCTGCCGCTCaggagccccacccccagagagatCAAGGGGTGCTTGGGCGAGCAAGGTGTAAGCATCAGAAGACGACAGGAAATGAGGCATATAGCAAAAAGTCTGAAAAccaagaaggaaacaaaacaagccCACCTCAACACCCGAAGCGTCTTACTCAACAGCTTTTATGTGGTTACTTCTGGTTCTCCACAAGCCCCACCCTGGATTTATCTGACTGAGGTCAGACCGTAGCTACGGTTTTATCTCCtggatttttatcttaaaatgccccatgtctttaaaattatttgaaatcattttatttttttgtggggtACTCTGCAGTCCCTCTTGCTGAACgtgatttcaatattttatgtTACACAACGAATATCTTTGCGTATACATATGTTTTCTTATATCTCTGGTAATTTTTTTAGGGTAGGTTcttagcaatgttttttttttttctcttttgttcactaGTCTTTAATGCACTGTGTGTAAGTCTACGGTTCTGTGAGATTTTGTCACATGTGTAGATAGGAGTAACTCTCAACACAAGGACATTCTCTTGTGTTAACAGTCATATCCTTCCTCCGGCCTTAACCCTCGGCAGCCGCTGATCCGGTCTCCAGCACTGTAGTATGTCCGCTTGGAGAATGGTATACACATGGGACCACGCAGCGTGCAGCTCTAAGATTGGCTGGTTTTACTCGGCGCGGTGCCCCGGAGACCCATCTAAGCTGCTGAGCGTATCAA
Coding sequences within:
- the GUCA1B gene encoding guanylyl cyclase-activating protein 2 isoform X3, with amino-acid sequence MGQQFSWEEVEAAGEMDVAELQEWYKKFVVECPSGSLFMHEFKRFFKVTGNEEATQYVEGMFRAFDKNGDNTIDFLEYVAALNLVLRGTLEHKLKWTFKIYDKDRNGCIDRLELLDIVEKSEELYHTNWIMTHTLRNRTGDRSQHWACRGSLARKCMC
- the GUCA1B gene encoding guanylyl cyclase-activating protein 2 isoform X2: MPKSFTSLQVMEASKKSFSHGISSSLPMASAAEKMLYVDNTIDFLEYVAALNLVLRGTLEHKLKWTFKIYDKDRNGCIDRLELLDIVEAIYKLKKACRVEMESEQGQLLTPEEVVDRIFLLVDENGDGNGAGDGGHNTTGLSLACDAGKSDFSSHWSYRRRLGKAQGKHRSFRVRQTISPLRLDRFLIWKMG
- the GUCA1B gene encoding guanylyl cyclase-activating protein 2 isoform X1: MGQQFSWEEVEAAGEMDVAELQEWYKKFVVECPSGSLFMHEFKRFFKVTGNEEATQYVEGMFRAFDKNGDNTIDFLEYVAALNLVLRGTLEHKLKWTFKIYDKDRNGCIDRLELLDIVEAIYKLKKACRVEMESEQGQLLTPEEVVDRIFLLVDENGDGNGAGDGGHNTTGLSLACDAGKSDFSSHWSYRRRLGKAQGKHRSFRVRQTISPLRLDRFLIWKMG